In Eubalaena glacialis isolate mEubGla1 chromosome 3, mEubGla1.1.hap2.+ XY, whole genome shotgun sequence, the following are encoded in one genomic region:
- the KIRREL1 gene encoding kin of IRRE-like protein 1 isoform X2, whose translation MLSLLVWILTLSDTFSQGTQTRFSQEPADQTVVAGQRAVLACVLLNYSGIVQWTKDGLALGMGQGLKAWPRYRVVGSADAGQYNLEITDAELSDDASYECQATEAALRSRRAKLTVLIPPEDTRIDGGPVILLQAGAPHNLTCRAFNAKPAATIIWFRDGTQQEGAIASTELLKDGKRETTISQLLINPTDLDIGRVFTCRSVNEAIPSGKETSIELDVHHPPTVTLSIEPQTVQEGERVVFTCQATANPEILGYRWAKGGFLIEDAHESRYETNVDYSFFTEPVSCEVHNKVGSTNVSTLVNVHFAPRIVVDPKPTTTDIGSDVTLTCVWVGNPPLTLTWTKKDSNMVLSNSNQLLLKSVTQADAGTYTCRAIVPRIGVAEREVPLYVNGPPIISSEAVQYAVRGDGGKVECFIGSTPPPDRIAWAWKENFLEVGTLERYTVERTNSGSGVLSTLTINNVMEADFQTHYNCTAWNSFGPGTAIIQLEEREVLPVGIIAGATIGAGILLIFFFIALVFFLYRRRKGSRKDVTLRKLDIKVETVNREPLTMHSDREDDTASVSTATRVMKAIYSSFKDDVDLKQDLRCDTIDTREEYEMKDPTNGYYNVRAHEDRPSSRAVLYADYRAPGPARFDGRPSSRLSHSSGYAQLNTYSRAPASDYGPEPTPPGPAAPAGTDTTSQLSYENYEKFNSHPFPGAAGYPTYRLGYPQAPPSGLERTPYEAYDPIGKYATATRFSYTSQHSDYGQRFQQRMQTHV comes from the exons CCTGGCCACGGTACCGGGTCGTGGGCTCTGCAGACGCCGGGCAGTACAACCTGGAGATCACAGATGCCGAACTCTCTGACGACGCCTCTTACGAGTGCCAGGCCACGGAGGCCGCCCTGCGCTCCCGGCGAGCGAAACTCACCGTGCTCA TCCCCCCGGAGGACACGAGGATCGATGGTGGTCCTGTGATTCTGCTGCAGGCAGGCGCCCCCCACAACCTCACGTGCCGAGCCTTCAACGCCAAGCCTGCTGCCACCATCATCTGGTTCCGGGACGGGACGCAGCAGGAGGGTGCCATAGCCAGCACG GAACTGCTGAAGGATGGGAAGAGGGAGACCACCATCAGCCAGCTGCTCATCAACCCCACAGACCTGGATATTGGGCGTGTCTTCACCTGCCGCAGCGTGAACGAGGCCATCCCGAGTGGCAAGGAGACGTCCATCGAGCTCGACGTGCACC ACCCTCCTACGGTGACCCTGTCCATTGAGCCACAGACGGTGCAGGAGGGCGAGCGCGTCGTCTTTACGTGCCAGGCCACAGCCAACCCTGAGATCCTGGGCTacag GTGGGCCAAGGGGGGCTTTCTGATCGAAGATGCCCACGAGAGTCGCTATGAGACGAATGTTGATTATTCCTTCTTCACGGAGCCTGTGTCCTGTGAGGTTCACAACAAAGTGGGGAGCACCAATGTCAGCACTTTAGTCAATGTCCACT TTGCCCCCCGGATTGTAGTGGACCCCAAACCCACGACCACGGACATTGGCTCTGATGTGACCCTCACCTGTGTCTGGGTTGGGAATCCCCCCCTCACCCTCACCTGGACCAAAAAGGACTCAAACATG GTCCTGAGTAACAGCAATCAGCTGCTGCTGAAGTCGGTGACCCAGGCCGATGCCGGCACCTACACCTGCCGGGCCATCGTGCCTCGGATCGGAGTGGCCGAGCGGGAGGTGCCACTTTATGTGAATG GGCCCCCCATTATCTCCAGCGAGGCCGTGCAGTACGCTGTCAGGGGTGATGGTGGCAAGGTGGAGTGTTTCATCGGGAGCACGCCTCCCCCAGACCGCATT gcatgGGCATGGAAGGAGAACTTCCTGGAGGTGGGGACCCTGGAACGCTACACGGTGGAGAGGACCAACTCAGGCAGCGGGGTTCTGTCCACGCTCACCATCAATAACGTCATGGAGGCCGACTTTCAGACCCACTACAACTGCACAGCCTGGAACAGCTTCGGCCCAGGCACAGCCATCATCCAGCTGGAAGAGCGAG AGGTGTTACCGGTGGGCATCATCGCCGGGGCCACCATCGGCGCAGGCATCCTGCTCATCTTCTTCTTCATCGCCTTGGTGTTCTTCCTCTACCGGCGCCGCAAAGGCA GTCGCAAAGACGTGACCCTGAGAAAGCTGGACATCAAGGTGGAGACAGTGAACCGGGAGCCACTCACGATGCATTCTGACCGGGAGGACGATACTGCCAGCGTCTCCACGGCAACCCGTGTCATGAAGGCCATCTACTCG TCCTTCAAGGATGACGTGGACCTGAAGCAGGACCTGCGCTGTGACACCATCGACACCCGGGAGGAGTATGAGATGAAG GATCCCACCAATGGCTACTACAATGTGCGTGCCCATGAAGACCGCCCGTCTTCCAGGGCAGTGCTCTATGCTGACTACCGTGCCCCCGGCCCTGCCCGCTTCGATGGCCGCCCCTCTTCCCGCCTCTCCCACTCCAGCGGCTATGCCCAGCTCAACACCTACAGCCGGGCCCCGGCCTCTGACTACGGCCCTGAGCCCACACCCCCAGGTCCTGCTGCCCCAGCTGGCACCGACACCACCAGCCAGCTGTCCTACGAGAACTATGAGAAGTTCAATTCCCATCCCTTCCCCGGGGCAGCAGGGTACCCCACCTACCGACTGGGCTACCCCCAGGCCCCTCCGTCCGGCCTGGAGCGGACCCCGTATGAGGCATATGACCCCATTGGCAAGTACGCCACTGCCACGCGATTCTCCTACACCTCCCAGCACTCGGACTACGGCCAGAGATTCCAGCAGCGCATGCAGACGCACGTGTAG
- the KIRREL1 gene encoding kin of IRRE-like protein 1 isoform X1 gives MLSLLVWILTLSDTFSQGTQTRFSQEPADQTVVAGQRAVLACVLLNYSGIVQWTKDGLALGMGQGLKAWPRYRVVGSADAGQYNLEITDAELSDDASYECQATEAALRSRRAKLTVLIPPEDTRIDGGPVILLQAGAPHNLTCRAFNAKPAATIIWFRDGTQQEGAIASTELLKDGKRETTISQLLINPTDLDIGRVFTCRSVNEAIPSGKETSIELDVHHPPTVTLSIEPQTVQEGERVVFTCQATANPEILGYRWAKGGFLIEDAHESRYETNVDYSFFTEPVSCEVHNKVGSTNVSTLVNVHFAPRIVVDPKPTTTDIGSDVTLTCVWVGNPPLTLTWTKKDSNMGPRPPGSPPEAALSAQVLSNSNQLLLKSVTQADAGTYTCRAIVPRIGVAEREVPLYVNGPPIISSEAVQYAVRGDGGKVECFIGSTPPPDRIAWAWKENFLEVGTLERYTVERTNSGSGVLSTLTINNVMEADFQTHYNCTAWNSFGPGTAIIQLEEREVLPVGIIAGATIGAGILLIFFFIALVFFLYRRRKGSRKDVTLRKLDIKVETVNREPLTMHSDREDDTASVSTATRVMKAIYSSFKDDVDLKQDLRCDTIDTREEYEMKDPTNGYYNVRAHEDRPSSRAVLYADYRAPGPARFDGRPSSRLSHSSGYAQLNTYSRAPASDYGPEPTPPGPAAPAGTDTTSQLSYENYEKFNSHPFPGAAGYPTYRLGYPQAPPSGLERTPYEAYDPIGKYATATRFSYTSQHSDYGQRFQQRMQTHV, from the exons CCTGGCCACGGTACCGGGTCGTGGGCTCTGCAGACGCCGGGCAGTACAACCTGGAGATCACAGATGCCGAACTCTCTGACGACGCCTCTTACGAGTGCCAGGCCACGGAGGCCGCCCTGCGCTCCCGGCGAGCGAAACTCACCGTGCTCA TCCCCCCGGAGGACACGAGGATCGATGGTGGTCCTGTGATTCTGCTGCAGGCAGGCGCCCCCCACAACCTCACGTGCCGAGCCTTCAACGCCAAGCCTGCTGCCACCATCATCTGGTTCCGGGACGGGACGCAGCAGGAGGGTGCCATAGCCAGCACG GAACTGCTGAAGGATGGGAAGAGGGAGACCACCATCAGCCAGCTGCTCATCAACCCCACAGACCTGGATATTGGGCGTGTCTTCACCTGCCGCAGCGTGAACGAGGCCATCCCGAGTGGCAAGGAGACGTCCATCGAGCTCGACGTGCACC ACCCTCCTACGGTGACCCTGTCCATTGAGCCACAGACGGTGCAGGAGGGCGAGCGCGTCGTCTTTACGTGCCAGGCCACAGCCAACCCTGAGATCCTGGGCTacag GTGGGCCAAGGGGGGCTTTCTGATCGAAGATGCCCACGAGAGTCGCTATGAGACGAATGTTGATTATTCCTTCTTCACGGAGCCTGTGTCCTGTGAGGTTCACAACAAAGTGGGGAGCACCAATGTCAGCACTTTAGTCAATGTCCACT TTGCCCCCCGGATTGTAGTGGACCCCAAACCCACGACCACGGACATTGGCTCTGATGTGACCCTCACCTGTGTCTGGGTTGGGAATCCCCCCCTCACCCTCACCTGGACCAAAAAGGACTCAAACATG GGGCCCAGGCCTCCTGGCTCCCCACCCGAGGCTGCTCTCTCTGCCCAGGTCCTGAGTAACAGCAATCAGCTGCTGCTGAAGTCGGTGACCCAGGCCGATGCCGGCACCTACACCTGCCGGGCCATCGTGCCTCGGATCGGAGTGGCCGAGCGGGAGGTGCCACTTTATGTGAATG GGCCCCCCATTATCTCCAGCGAGGCCGTGCAGTACGCTGTCAGGGGTGATGGTGGCAAGGTGGAGTGTTTCATCGGGAGCACGCCTCCCCCAGACCGCATT gcatgGGCATGGAAGGAGAACTTCCTGGAGGTGGGGACCCTGGAACGCTACACGGTGGAGAGGACCAACTCAGGCAGCGGGGTTCTGTCCACGCTCACCATCAATAACGTCATGGAGGCCGACTTTCAGACCCACTACAACTGCACAGCCTGGAACAGCTTCGGCCCAGGCACAGCCATCATCCAGCTGGAAGAGCGAG AGGTGTTACCGGTGGGCATCATCGCCGGGGCCACCATCGGCGCAGGCATCCTGCTCATCTTCTTCTTCATCGCCTTGGTGTTCTTCCTCTACCGGCGCCGCAAAGGCA GTCGCAAAGACGTGACCCTGAGAAAGCTGGACATCAAGGTGGAGACAGTGAACCGGGAGCCACTCACGATGCATTCTGACCGGGAGGACGATACTGCCAGCGTCTCCACGGCAACCCGTGTCATGAAGGCCATCTACTCG TCCTTCAAGGATGACGTGGACCTGAAGCAGGACCTGCGCTGTGACACCATCGACACCCGGGAGGAGTATGAGATGAAG GATCCCACCAATGGCTACTACAATGTGCGTGCCCATGAAGACCGCCCGTCTTCCAGGGCAGTGCTCTATGCTGACTACCGTGCCCCCGGCCCTGCCCGCTTCGATGGCCGCCCCTCTTCCCGCCTCTCCCACTCCAGCGGCTATGCCCAGCTCAACACCTACAGCCGGGCCCCGGCCTCTGACTACGGCCCTGAGCCCACACCCCCAGGTCCTGCTGCCCCAGCTGGCACCGACACCACCAGCCAGCTGTCCTACGAGAACTATGAGAAGTTCAATTCCCATCCCTTCCCCGGGGCAGCAGGGTACCCCACCTACCGACTGGGCTACCCCCAGGCCCCTCCGTCCGGCCTGGAGCGGACCCCGTATGAGGCATATGACCCCATTGGCAAGTACGCCACTGCCACGCGATTCTCCTACACCTCCCAGCACTCGGACTACGGCCAGAGATTCCAGCAGCGCATGCAGACGCACGTGTAG
- the KIRREL1 gene encoding kin of IRRE-like protein 1 isoform X3, whose protein sequence is MGQGLKAWPRYRVVGSADAGQYNLEITDAELSDDASYECQATEAALRSRRAKLTVLIPPEDTRIDGGPVILLQAGAPHNLTCRAFNAKPAATIIWFRDGTQQEGAIASTELLKDGKRETTISQLLINPTDLDIGRVFTCRSVNEAIPSGKETSIELDVHHPPTVTLSIEPQTVQEGERVVFTCQATANPEILGYRWAKGGFLIEDAHESRYETNVDYSFFTEPVSCEVHNKVGSTNVSTLVNVHFAPRIVVDPKPTTTDIGSDVTLTCVWVGNPPLTLTWTKKDSNMGPRPPGSPPEAALSAQVLSNSNQLLLKSVTQADAGTYTCRAIVPRIGVAEREVPLYVNGPPIISSEAVQYAVRGDGGKVECFIGSTPPPDRIAWAWKENFLEVGTLERYTVERTNSGSGVLSTLTINNVMEADFQTHYNCTAWNSFGPGTAIIQLEEREVLPVGIIAGATIGAGILLIFFFIALVFFLYRRRKGSRKDVTLRKLDIKVETVNREPLTMHSDREDDTASVSTATRVMKAIYSSFKDDVDLKQDLRCDTIDTREEYEMKDPTNGYYNVRAHEDRPSSRAVLYADYRAPGPARFDGRPSSRLSHSSGYAQLNTYSRAPASDYGPEPTPPGPAAPAGTDTTSQLSYENYEKFNSHPFPGAAGYPTYRLGYPQAPPSGLERTPYEAYDPIGKYATATRFSYTSQHSDYGQRFQQRMQTHV, encoded by the exons CCTGGCCACGGTACCGGGTCGTGGGCTCTGCAGACGCCGGGCAGTACAACCTGGAGATCACAGATGCCGAACTCTCTGACGACGCCTCTTACGAGTGCCAGGCCACGGAGGCCGCCCTGCGCTCCCGGCGAGCGAAACTCACCGTGCTCA TCCCCCCGGAGGACACGAGGATCGATGGTGGTCCTGTGATTCTGCTGCAGGCAGGCGCCCCCCACAACCTCACGTGCCGAGCCTTCAACGCCAAGCCTGCTGCCACCATCATCTGGTTCCGGGACGGGACGCAGCAGGAGGGTGCCATAGCCAGCACG GAACTGCTGAAGGATGGGAAGAGGGAGACCACCATCAGCCAGCTGCTCATCAACCCCACAGACCTGGATATTGGGCGTGTCTTCACCTGCCGCAGCGTGAACGAGGCCATCCCGAGTGGCAAGGAGACGTCCATCGAGCTCGACGTGCACC ACCCTCCTACGGTGACCCTGTCCATTGAGCCACAGACGGTGCAGGAGGGCGAGCGCGTCGTCTTTACGTGCCAGGCCACAGCCAACCCTGAGATCCTGGGCTacag GTGGGCCAAGGGGGGCTTTCTGATCGAAGATGCCCACGAGAGTCGCTATGAGACGAATGTTGATTATTCCTTCTTCACGGAGCCTGTGTCCTGTGAGGTTCACAACAAAGTGGGGAGCACCAATGTCAGCACTTTAGTCAATGTCCACT TTGCCCCCCGGATTGTAGTGGACCCCAAACCCACGACCACGGACATTGGCTCTGATGTGACCCTCACCTGTGTCTGGGTTGGGAATCCCCCCCTCACCCTCACCTGGACCAAAAAGGACTCAAACATG GGGCCCAGGCCTCCTGGCTCCCCACCCGAGGCTGCTCTCTCTGCCCAGGTCCTGAGTAACAGCAATCAGCTGCTGCTGAAGTCGGTGACCCAGGCCGATGCCGGCACCTACACCTGCCGGGCCATCGTGCCTCGGATCGGAGTGGCCGAGCGGGAGGTGCCACTTTATGTGAATG GGCCCCCCATTATCTCCAGCGAGGCCGTGCAGTACGCTGTCAGGGGTGATGGTGGCAAGGTGGAGTGTTTCATCGGGAGCACGCCTCCCCCAGACCGCATT gcatgGGCATGGAAGGAGAACTTCCTGGAGGTGGGGACCCTGGAACGCTACACGGTGGAGAGGACCAACTCAGGCAGCGGGGTTCTGTCCACGCTCACCATCAATAACGTCATGGAGGCCGACTTTCAGACCCACTACAACTGCACAGCCTGGAACAGCTTCGGCCCAGGCACAGCCATCATCCAGCTGGAAGAGCGAG AGGTGTTACCGGTGGGCATCATCGCCGGGGCCACCATCGGCGCAGGCATCCTGCTCATCTTCTTCTTCATCGCCTTGGTGTTCTTCCTCTACCGGCGCCGCAAAGGCA GTCGCAAAGACGTGACCCTGAGAAAGCTGGACATCAAGGTGGAGACAGTGAACCGGGAGCCACTCACGATGCATTCTGACCGGGAGGACGATACTGCCAGCGTCTCCACGGCAACCCGTGTCATGAAGGCCATCTACTCG TCCTTCAAGGATGACGTGGACCTGAAGCAGGACCTGCGCTGTGACACCATCGACACCCGGGAGGAGTATGAGATGAAG GATCCCACCAATGGCTACTACAATGTGCGTGCCCATGAAGACCGCCCGTCTTCCAGGGCAGTGCTCTATGCTGACTACCGTGCCCCCGGCCCTGCCCGCTTCGATGGCCGCCCCTCTTCCCGCCTCTCCCACTCCAGCGGCTATGCCCAGCTCAACACCTACAGCCGGGCCCCGGCCTCTGACTACGGCCCTGAGCCCACACCCCCAGGTCCTGCTGCCCCAGCTGGCACCGACACCACCAGCCAGCTGTCCTACGAGAACTATGAGAAGTTCAATTCCCATCCCTTCCCCGGGGCAGCAGGGTACCCCACCTACCGACTGGGCTACCCCCAGGCCCCTCCGTCCGGCCTGGAGCGGACCCCGTATGAGGCATATGACCCCATTGGCAAGTACGCCACTGCCACGCGATTCTCCTACACCTCCCAGCACTCGGACTACGGCCAGAGATTCCAGCAGCGCATGCAGACGCACGTGTAG